From one Silurus meridionalis isolate SWU-2019-XX chromosome 23, ASM1480568v1, whole genome shotgun sequence genomic stretch:
- the LOC124376833 gene encoding eukaryotic translation initiation factor 4 gamma 3-like isoform X2: MFGYRSQSAPVHVVPPQQYSVHPTGFNTGYTLLPVPTTPTNGMFYYNDQAVDNQTPFPMVPPLQQHPSTKRKRKTIVVRDPNQDNKDITEEIISEAGRSRKPTLPVGNVFSVPMPLQTTTHQPMQLQWCISRYFLIYWIIVTTQVVNIL, translated from the exons atgttcGGCTACCGGAgccaaag TGCTCCAGTACATGTGGTGCCTCCTCAGCAGTACTCAGTCCATCCCACAGGATTCAATACAGGATACACTCTACTCCCTGTACCTACTACCCCAACAAATG GGATGTTCTACTATAACGATCAGGCCGTGGACAACCAGACTCCATTCCCGATGGTCCCTCCACTGCAGCAACATCCATCTaccaagaggaagaggaaaacg ATCGTTGTCCGAGATCCTAACCAGGACAACAAGGACATCACGGAGGAGATCATTTCAGAAGCTGGCAGGAGTCGGAAGCCCACTCTGCCAGTGGGAAATGTCTTTTCCGTCCCTATGCCTCTGCAG ACCACAACACATCAACCGATGCAGCTGCAGTGGTGCATAAGCAGATATTTCCTGATCTATTGGATAATTGTCACAACTCAGGTGGTCAATATCCTCTGA
- the LOC124376833 gene encoding eukaryotic translation initiation factor 4 gamma 3-like isoform X1, which produces MFGYRSQSAPVHVVPPQQYSVHPTGFNTGYTLLPVPTTPTNGMFYYNDQAVDNQTPFPMVPPLQQHPSTKRKRKTIVVRDPNQDNKDITEEIISEAGRSRKPTLPVGNVFSVPMPLQDKPELAFQQSDFDLEPVSTTVENSSVSLVIVEHLASAETPADEIEAQKAEPLKYEPACSFLRARDGE; this is translated from the exons atgttcGGCTACCGGAgccaaag TGCTCCAGTACATGTGGTGCCTCCTCAGCAGTACTCAGTCCATCCCACAGGATTCAATACAGGATACACTCTACTCCCTGTACCTACTACCCCAACAAATG GGATGTTCTACTATAACGATCAGGCCGTGGACAACCAGACTCCATTCCCGATGGTCCCTCCACTGCAGCAACATCCATCTaccaagaggaagaggaaaacg ATCGTTGTCCGAGATCCTAACCAGGACAACAAGGACATCACGGAGGAGATCATTTCAGAAGCTGGCAGGAGTCGGAAGCCCACTCTGCCAGTGGGAAATGTCTTTTCCGTCCCTATGCCTCTGCAG gatAAGCCAGAGCTCGCTTTCCAGCAGTCTGACTTTGACCTTGAGCCAGTCTCAACCACAGTCGAGAATTCCAGTGTGTCTCTTGTGATTGTGGAGCATCTGGCTTCAGCagaaacaccagcagatgagatCGAAGCACAGAAAGCCGAGCCGCTGAAATACGAACCCGCTTGTTCCTTCCTTAGAGCCAGAGATGGAGAATAA